The Castor canadensis chromosome 8, mCasCan1.hap1v2, whole genome shotgun sequence genome contains a region encoding:
- the Prpf40b gene encoding pre-mRNA-processing factor 40 homolog B isoform X5, translating to MMPPPFMPPPGIPPPFPPMGLPPMSQRPPAIPPMPPGILPPMLPPMGAPPPLTQIPGMVPPMMPGMLMPAVPVTAATAPGADTASSAMGGTGPPRALWSEHVAPDGRIYYYNADDKQSVWEKPSVLKSKAELLLSQCPWKEYKSDTGKPYYYNNQSQESRWTRPKDLDDLEALVKQEAAGKQQQPQPPQPQPDPPPVPPGPTPVPTGLLEPEPGGSEDCDVLEAAQPLEQGFLQQPEEGPSSSTGQHQLPQQEEEEAKPEPERSGLSWSNREKAKQAFKELLRDKAVPSNASWEQAMKMVVTDPRYSALPKLSEKKQAFNAYKAQREKEEKEEARLRAKEAKQTLQHFLEQHERMTSTTRYRRAEQTFGELEVWAVVPERDRKEVYDDVLFFLAKKEKEQAKQLRRRNIQALKSILDGMSSVNFQTTWSQAQQYLMDNPSFAQDQQLQNMDKEDALICFEEHIRALEREEEEERERARLRERRQQRKNREAFQTFLDELHETGQLHSMSTWMELYPAVSTDIRFANMLGQPGSTPLDLFKFYVEELKARFHDEKKIIKDILKDRGFCVEVNTAFEDFAHVISFDKRAAALDAGNIKLTFNSLLEKAEAREREREKEEARRMRRREAAFRSMLRQAVPALELGTAWEEVRERFVCDSAFEQITLESERIRLFREFLQVLEQTECQHLHTKGRKHSRKGKKHHRKRSHSPSVSWQGSESEEEELPPPSLRPSKRRRQNPSESGSEPSSSLDSVESGSAALGGRGSPSSHLLGPDHGLRKAKKPKKKTKKRRHKSNSPESETDPEEKAGKESEEKEQEQNKDRELRQTELSNRSPGFGVKKEKTGWDTSESELSEGELERRRRTLLQQLDDHQ from the exons ATGATGCCACCACCCTTC ATGCCCCCTCCAGGGataccccctccctttcctccgaTGGGGCTCCCCCCTATGAGTCAGAGACCACCAGCCATCCCCCCCATGCCACCTGGCATCCTGCCCCCAATGCTTCCACCAATGGGGGCACCACCACCACTCACACAG ATACCAGGAATGGTACCTCCAATGATGCCAGGAATGCTGATGCCAGCAGTGCCTGTCACCGCAGCG ACGGCTCCGGGTGCGGACACCGCCAGCT ctGCTATGGGTGGGACAGGCCCTCCG AGAGCGCTGTGGAGTGAGCATGTGGCCCCTGATGGGCGCATCTACTACTACAATGCTGATGACAAACAGTCTGTGTGGGAGAAGCCCAGCGTGCTCAAGTCCAAGGCAGAG CTGCTGCTGTCCCAGTGTCCTTGGAAAGAGTACAAGTCGGACACAGGCAAACCTTACTACTACAACAACCAGAGTCAGGAGTCCCGCTGGACCCGGCCTAAAGACCTGGATGACCTGGAGG CCCTAGTCAAACAAGAGGCTGCAGG AAAACAGCAGCAGCCACAGCCTCCTCAGCCACAGCCTGACCCCCCGCCTGTACCTCCTGGTCCCACCCCAGTGCCCACAGGCCTCCTGGAACCTGAGCCAGGTGGAAGTGAAGACTGTGATGTGTTGGAAGCTGCTCAGCCTCTGGAGCAGGGGTTCCTACAGCAGCCAGAGGAGGGGCCTAGCAG TTCTACTGGACAGCATCAGCTACCacagcaggaagaggaagaagccaAGCCAGAGCCAGAGCGGTCTGGCCTCAGTTGGAGCAACCGGGAGAAGGCAAAGCAGGCATTCAAGGAGCTGCTGAGGGACAAG gCTGTCCCCTCCAATGCCTCATGGGAACAGGCCATGAAGATGGTAGTCACTGACCCTCGTTACAG TGCCTTGCCCAAACTGAGTGAGAAAAAGCAGGCATTCAATGCCTACAAGGCACAgcgggagaaggaagagaaagaggaggccCGACTAAGGGCCAAGGAAGCCAAGCAGACCCTGCAACATTTTCTTGAACAGCACGAACGCATGACCTCCACCACCCGCTACCG GCGGGCAGAACAGACCTTTGGGGAGCTGGAGGTCTGGGCTGTGGTCCCCGAGAGGGATCGAAAAGAGGTTTATGATGATGTCCTCTTCTTCCTGGCCAAGAAGGAGAAG GAACAGGCCAAGCAGCTCCGACGCCGCAACATCCAGGCCTTGAAGAGCATCCTGGATGGAATGAGTAGTGTCAATTTCCAAACCACATGGTCCCAGGCCCAGCAGTACCTCATGGATAACCCCAGCTTTGCTCAGGACCAACAGCTGCAGA ACATGGACAAAGAAGATGCACTGATCTGCTTTGAGGAGCATATCCGAGCtttggagagggaggaggaggaagagcggGAACGGGCCCGGCTTCGGGAGCGGCGCCAACAACGCAAGAACCGGGAGGCCTTCCAG ACCTTCCTGGACGAGCTGCACGAGACAGGGCAGTTGCATTCAATGTCCACCTGGATGGAGCTATACCCAGCAGTCAGCACTGATATCCGCTTTGCCAACATGCTGGGCCAGCCGG gCTCCACCCCTCTGGACTTGTTCAAGTTCTATGTGGAGGAGTTGAAGGCACGCTTCCATGATGAGAAGAAGATCATTAAGGACATACTTAAG GACCGGGGCTTCTGTGTGGAGGTGAACACAGCTTTTGAGGACTTCGCCCACGTCATAAGCTTTGACAAGAGGGCTGCTGCGCTGGACGCAGGCAACATCAAGCTGACCTTCAATAGT CTGCTGGAAAAAGCAGAGGCGCGAGAGAGGGAGCGGGAAAAGGAGGAGGCACGAAGGATGCGGCGCAGGGAAGCTGCCTTTCGAAGCATGCTGAGGCAGGCCGTGCCTGCTCTGGAGCTGGGCACTGCGTGGGAAGAG GTCCGTGAGCGCTTTGTGTGCGACTCAGCCTTTGAGCAGATCACCTTGGAGTCGGAGCGGATCCGGCTCTTCCGGGAGTTCCTGCAGGTGCTGGAG CAGACCGAATGCCAGCATCTCCACACCAAAGGTCGAAAGCACAGCAGGAAGGGCAAGAAACACCATCGGAAACGTTCCCACTCACCCTCAGTGAGTTGGCAG GGCTCTGAGTCGGAAGAGGAGGAGCTGCCACCACCATCCCTCCGGCCCTCTAAGCGAAGGAGGCAGAACCCCTCGGAGTCTGGCTCGGAACCTTCGTCTTCACTTGATTCTGTTGAAAGTGGGAGTGCTGCCCTTGGAGGACGGggctccccctcctcccacctccttgGACCAG ATCATGGCCTTCGGAAAGccaagaaaccaaaaaagaaaactaagaagagaagacacaagtcG AACAGTCCTGAGAGTGAGACAGACCCTGAGGAGAAAGCTGGCAAGGAgagtgaagaaaaagaacaagaacagaACAAGGACAGGGAGCTCCGGCAGACAGAGCTCTCTAACCGCTCGCCAGGCTTTGGAGTCAAGAAGGAGAAG ACAGGCTGGGACACGTCAGAAAGTGAGCTGAGTGAGGGGGAACTGGAGAGGCGGCGGCGGACACTCCTGCAGCAGCTGGATGACCACCAGTGA
- the Prpf40b gene encoding pre-mRNA-processing factor 40 homolog B isoform X7, whose protein sequence is MMPPPGIPPPFPPMGLPPMSQRPPAIPPMPPGILPPMLPPMGAPPPLTQIPGMVPPMMPGMLMPAVPVTAATAPGADTASSAMGGTGPPRALWSEHVAPDGRIYYYNADDKQSVWEKPSVLKSKAELLLSQCPWKEYKSDTGKPYYYNNQSQESRWTRPKDLDDLEALVKQEAAGKQQQPQPPQPQPDPPPVPPGPTPVPTGLLEPEPGGSEDCDVLEAAQPLEQGFLQQPEEGPSSSTGQHQLPQQEEEEAKPEPERSGLSWSNREKAKQAFKELLRDKAVPSNASWEQAMKMVVTDPRYSALPKLSEKKQAFNAYKAQREKEEKEEARLRAKEAKQTLQHFLEQHERMTSTTRYRRAEQTFGELEVWAVVPERDRKEVYDDVLFFLAKKEKEQAKQLRRRNIQALKSILDGMSSVNFQTTWSQAQQYLMDNPSFAQDQQLQNMDKEDALICFEEHIRALEREEEEERERARLRERRQQRKNREAFQTFLDELHETGQLHSMSTWMELYPAVSTDIRFANMLGQPGSTPLDLFKFYVEELKARFHDEKKIIKDILKDRGFCVEVNTAFEDFAHVISFDKRAAALDAGNIKLTFNSLLEKAEAREREREKEEARRMRRREAAFRSMLRQAVPALELGTAWEEVRERFVCDSAFEQITLESERIRLFREFLQVLEQTECQHLHTKGRKHSRKGKKHHRKRSHSPSVSWQGSESEEEELPPPSLRPSKRRRQNPSESGSEPSSSLDSVESGSAALGGRGSPSSHLLGPDHGLRKAKKPKKKTKKRRHKSNSPESETDPEEKAGKESEEKEQEQNKDRELRQTELSNRSPGFGVKKEKTGWDTSESELSEGELERRRRTLLQQLDDHQ, encoded by the exons ATG ATGCCCCCTCCAGGGataccccctccctttcctccgaTGGGGCTCCCCCCTATGAGTCAGAGACCACCAGCCATCCCCCCCATGCCACCTGGCATCCTGCCCCCAATGCTTCCACCAATGGGGGCACCACCACCACTCACACAG ATACCAGGAATGGTACCTCCAATGATGCCAGGAATGCTGATGCCAGCAGTGCCTGTCACCGCAGCG ACGGCTCCGGGTGCGGACACCGCCAGCT ctGCTATGGGTGGGACAGGCCCTCCG AGAGCGCTGTGGAGTGAGCATGTGGCCCCTGATGGGCGCATCTACTACTACAATGCTGATGACAAACAGTCTGTGTGGGAGAAGCCCAGCGTGCTCAAGTCCAAGGCAGAG CTGCTGCTGTCCCAGTGTCCTTGGAAAGAGTACAAGTCGGACACAGGCAAACCTTACTACTACAACAACCAGAGTCAGGAGTCCCGCTGGACCCGGCCTAAAGACCTGGATGACCTGGAGG CCCTAGTCAAACAAGAGGCTGCAGG AAAACAGCAGCAGCCACAGCCTCCTCAGCCACAGCCTGACCCCCCGCCTGTACCTCCTGGTCCCACCCCAGTGCCCACAGGCCTCCTGGAACCTGAGCCAGGTGGAAGTGAAGACTGTGATGTGTTGGAAGCTGCTCAGCCTCTGGAGCAGGGGTTCCTACAGCAGCCAGAGGAGGGGCCTAGCAG TTCTACTGGACAGCATCAGCTACCacagcaggaagaggaagaagccaAGCCAGAGCCAGAGCGGTCTGGCCTCAGTTGGAGCAACCGGGAGAAGGCAAAGCAGGCATTCAAGGAGCTGCTGAGGGACAAG gCTGTCCCCTCCAATGCCTCATGGGAACAGGCCATGAAGATGGTAGTCACTGACCCTCGTTACAG TGCCTTGCCCAAACTGAGTGAGAAAAAGCAGGCATTCAATGCCTACAAGGCACAgcgggagaaggaagagaaagaggaggccCGACTAAGGGCCAAGGAAGCCAAGCAGACCCTGCAACATTTTCTTGAACAGCACGAACGCATGACCTCCACCACCCGCTACCG GCGGGCAGAACAGACCTTTGGGGAGCTGGAGGTCTGGGCTGTGGTCCCCGAGAGGGATCGAAAAGAGGTTTATGATGATGTCCTCTTCTTCCTGGCCAAGAAGGAGAAG GAACAGGCCAAGCAGCTCCGACGCCGCAACATCCAGGCCTTGAAGAGCATCCTGGATGGAATGAGTAGTGTCAATTTCCAAACCACATGGTCCCAGGCCCAGCAGTACCTCATGGATAACCCCAGCTTTGCTCAGGACCAACAGCTGCAGA ACATGGACAAAGAAGATGCACTGATCTGCTTTGAGGAGCATATCCGAGCtttggagagggaggaggaggaagagcggGAACGGGCCCGGCTTCGGGAGCGGCGCCAACAACGCAAGAACCGGGAGGCCTTCCAG ACCTTCCTGGACGAGCTGCACGAGACAGGGCAGTTGCATTCAATGTCCACCTGGATGGAGCTATACCCAGCAGTCAGCACTGATATCCGCTTTGCCAACATGCTGGGCCAGCCGG gCTCCACCCCTCTGGACTTGTTCAAGTTCTATGTGGAGGAGTTGAAGGCACGCTTCCATGATGAGAAGAAGATCATTAAGGACATACTTAAG GACCGGGGCTTCTGTGTGGAGGTGAACACAGCTTTTGAGGACTTCGCCCACGTCATAAGCTTTGACAAGAGGGCTGCTGCGCTGGACGCAGGCAACATCAAGCTGACCTTCAATAGT CTGCTGGAAAAAGCAGAGGCGCGAGAGAGGGAGCGGGAAAAGGAGGAGGCACGAAGGATGCGGCGCAGGGAAGCTGCCTTTCGAAGCATGCTGAGGCAGGCCGTGCCTGCTCTGGAGCTGGGCACTGCGTGGGAAGAG GTCCGTGAGCGCTTTGTGTGCGACTCAGCCTTTGAGCAGATCACCTTGGAGTCGGAGCGGATCCGGCTCTTCCGGGAGTTCCTGCAGGTGCTGGAG CAGACCGAATGCCAGCATCTCCACACCAAAGGTCGAAAGCACAGCAGGAAGGGCAAGAAACACCATCGGAAACGTTCCCACTCACCCTCAGTGAGTTGGCAG GGCTCTGAGTCGGAAGAGGAGGAGCTGCCACCACCATCCCTCCGGCCCTCTAAGCGAAGGAGGCAGAACCCCTCGGAGTCTGGCTCGGAACCTTCGTCTTCACTTGATTCTGTTGAAAGTGGGAGTGCTGCCCTTGGAGGACGGggctccccctcctcccacctccttgGACCAG ATCATGGCCTTCGGAAAGccaagaaaccaaaaaagaaaactaagaagagaagacacaagtcG AACAGTCCTGAGAGTGAGACAGACCCTGAGGAGAAAGCTGGCAAGGAgagtgaagaaaaagaacaagaacagaACAAGGACAGGGAGCTCCGGCAGACAGAGCTCTCTAACCGCTCGCCAGGCTTTGGAGTCAAGAAGGAGAAG ACAGGCTGGGACACGTCAGAAAGTGAGCTGAGTGAGGGGGAACTGGAGAGGCGGCGGCGGACACTCCTGCAGCAGCTGGATGACCACCAGTGA
- the Prpf40b gene encoding pre-mRNA-processing factor 40 homolog B isoform X6, with amino-acid sequence MSVPDSGPRPPAAPAPFPPGPPMMPPPFMPPPGIPPPFPPMGLPPMSQRPPAIPPMPPGILPPMLPPMGAPPPLTQIPGMVPPMMPGMLMPAVPVTAATAPGADTASSAMGGTGPPRALWSEHVAPDGRIYYYNADDKQSVWEKPSVLKSKAELLLSQCPWKEYKSDTGKPYYYNNQSQESRWTRPKDLDDLEALVKQEAAGKQQQPQPPQPQPDPPPVPPGPTPVPTGLLEPEPGGSEDCDVLEAAQPLEQGFLQQPEEGPSSSTGQHQLPQQEEEEAKPEPERSGLSWSNREKAKQAFKELLRDKAVPSNASWEQAMKMVVTDPRYSALPKLSEKKQAFNAYKAQREKEEKEEARLRAKEAKQTLQHFLEQHERMTSTTRYRRAEQTFGELEVWAVVPERDRKEVYDDVLFFLAKKEKEQAKQLRRRNIQALKSILDGMSSVNFQTTWSQAQQYLMDNPSFAQDQQLQNMDKEDALICFEEHIRALEREEEEERERARLRERRQQRKNREAFQTFLDELHETGQLHSMSTWMELYPAVSTDIRFANMLGQPGSTPLDLFKFYVEELKARFHDEKKIIKDILKDRGFCVEVNTAFEDFAHVISFDKRAAALDAGNIKLTFNSLLEKAEAREREREKEEARRMRRREAAFRSMLRQAVPALELGTAWEEVRERFVCDSAFEQITLESERIRLFREFLQVLEQTECQHLHTKGRKHSRKGKKHHRKRSHSPSVSWQGSESEEEELPPPSLRPSKRRRQNPSESGSEPSSSLDSVESGSAALGGRGSPSSHLLGPDHGLRKAKKPKKKTKKRRHKSNSPESETDPEEKAGKESEEKEQEQNKDRELRQTELSNRSPGFGVKKEKAGTRQKVS; translated from the exons ATG TCGGTTCCCGATTCTGGTCCCCGGCCCCCAGCAGCGCCTGCCCCCTTCCCACCGGGGCCCCCCATGATGCCACCACCCTTC ATGCCCCCTCCAGGGataccccctccctttcctccgaTGGGGCTCCCCCCTATGAGTCAGAGACCACCAGCCATCCCCCCCATGCCACCTGGCATCCTGCCCCCAATGCTTCCACCAATGGGGGCACCACCACCACTCACACAG ATACCAGGAATGGTACCTCCAATGATGCCAGGAATGCTGATGCCAGCAGTGCCTGTCACCGCAGCG ACGGCTCCGGGTGCGGACACCGCCAGCT ctGCTATGGGTGGGACAGGCCCTCCG AGAGCGCTGTGGAGTGAGCATGTGGCCCCTGATGGGCGCATCTACTACTACAATGCTGATGACAAACAGTCTGTGTGGGAGAAGCCCAGCGTGCTCAAGTCCAAGGCAGAG CTGCTGCTGTCCCAGTGTCCTTGGAAAGAGTACAAGTCGGACACAGGCAAACCTTACTACTACAACAACCAGAGTCAGGAGTCCCGCTGGACCCGGCCTAAAGACCTGGATGACCTGGAGG CCCTAGTCAAACAAGAGGCTGCAGG AAAACAGCAGCAGCCACAGCCTCCTCAGCCACAGCCTGACCCCCCGCCTGTACCTCCTGGTCCCACCCCAGTGCCCACAGGCCTCCTGGAACCTGAGCCAGGTGGAAGTGAAGACTGTGATGTGTTGGAAGCTGCTCAGCCTCTGGAGCAGGGGTTCCTACAGCAGCCAGAGGAGGGGCCTAGCAG TTCTACTGGACAGCATCAGCTACCacagcaggaagaggaagaagccaAGCCAGAGCCAGAGCGGTCTGGCCTCAGTTGGAGCAACCGGGAGAAGGCAAAGCAGGCATTCAAGGAGCTGCTGAGGGACAAG gCTGTCCCCTCCAATGCCTCATGGGAACAGGCCATGAAGATGGTAGTCACTGACCCTCGTTACAG TGCCTTGCCCAAACTGAGTGAGAAAAAGCAGGCATTCAATGCCTACAAGGCACAgcgggagaaggaagagaaagaggaggccCGACTAAGGGCCAAGGAAGCCAAGCAGACCCTGCAACATTTTCTTGAACAGCACGAACGCATGACCTCCACCACCCGCTACCG GCGGGCAGAACAGACCTTTGGGGAGCTGGAGGTCTGGGCTGTGGTCCCCGAGAGGGATCGAAAAGAGGTTTATGATGATGTCCTCTTCTTCCTGGCCAAGAAGGAGAAG GAACAGGCCAAGCAGCTCCGACGCCGCAACATCCAGGCCTTGAAGAGCATCCTGGATGGAATGAGTAGTGTCAATTTCCAAACCACATGGTCCCAGGCCCAGCAGTACCTCATGGATAACCCCAGCTTTGCTCAGGACCAACAGCTGCAGA ACATGGACAAAGAAGATGCACTGATCTGCTTTGAGGAGCATATCCGAGCtttggagagggaggaggaggaagagcggGAACGGGCCCGGCTTCGGGAGCGGCGCCAACAACGCAAGAACCGGGAGGCCTTCCAG ACCTTCCTGGACGAGCTGCACGAGACAGGGCAGTTGCATTCAATGTCCACCTGGATGGAGCTATACCCAGCAGTCAGCACTGATATCCGCTTTGCCAACATGCTGGGCCAGCCGG gCTCCACCCCTCTGGACTTGTTCAAGTTCTATGTGGAGGAGTTGAAGGCACGCTTCCATGATGAGAAGAAGATCATTAAGGACATACTTAAG GACCGGGGCTTCTGTGTGGAGGTGAACACAGCTTTTGAGGACTTCGCCCACGTCATAAGCTTTGACAAGAGGGCTGCTGCGCTGGACGCAGGCAACATCAAGCTGACCTTCAATAGT CTGCTGGAAAAAGCAGAGGCGCGAGAGAGGGAGCGGGAAAAGGAGGAGGCACGAAGGATGCGGCGCAGGGAAGCTGCCTTTCGAAGCATGCTGAGGCAGGCCGTGCCTGCTCTGGAGCTGGGCACTGCGTGGGAAGAG GTCCGTGAGCGCTTTGTGTGCGACTCAGCCTTTGAGCAGATCACCTTGGAGTCGGAGCGGATCCGGCTCTTCCGGGAGTTCCTGCAGGTGCTGGAG CAGACCGAATGCCAGCATCTCCACACCAAAGGTCGAAAGCACAGCAGGAAGGGCAAGAAACACCATCGGAAACGTTCCCACTCACCCTCAGTGAGTTGGCAG GGCTCTGAGTCGGAAGAGGAGGAGCTGCCACCACCATCCCTCCGGCCCTCTAAGCGAAGGAGGCAGAACCCCTCGGAGTCTGGCTCGGAACCTTCGTCTTCACTTGATTCTGTTGAAAGTGGGAGTGCTGCCCTTGGAGGACGGggctccccctcctcccacctccttgGACCAG ATCATGGCCTTCGGAAAGccaagaaaccaaaaaagaaaactaagaagagaagacacaagtcG AACAGTCCTGAGAGTGAGACAGACCCTGAGGAGAAAGCTGGCAAGGAgagtgaagaaaaagaacaagaacagaACAAGGACAGGGAGCTCCGGCAGACAGAGCTCTCTAACCGCTCGCCAGGCTTTGGAGTCAAGAAGGAGAAG GCTGGGACACGTCAGAAAGTGAGCTGA
- the Prpf40b gene encoding pre-mRNA-processing factor 40 homolog B isoform X8, which translates to MPPPGIPPPFPPMGLPPMSQRPPAIPPMPPGILPPMLPPMGAPPPLTQIPGMVPPMMPGMLMPAVPVTAATAPGADTASSAMGGTGPPRALWSEHVAPDGRIYYYNADDKQSVWEKPSVLKSKAELLLSQCPWKEYKSDTGKPYYYNNQSQESRWTRPKDLDDLEALVKQEAAGKQQQPQPPQPQPDPPPVPPGPTPVPTGLLEPEPGGSEDCDVLEAAQPLEQGFLQQPEEGPSSSTGQHQLPQQEEEEAKPEPERSGLSWSNREKAKQAFKELLRDKAVPSNASWEQAMKMVVTDPRYSALPKLSEKKQAFNAYKAQREKEEKEEARLRAKEAKQTLQHFLEQHERMTSTTRYRRAEQTFGELEVWAVVPERDRKEVYDDVLFFLAKKEKEQAKQLRRRNIQALKSILDGMSSVNFQTTWSQAQQYLMDNPSFAQDQQLQNMDKEDALICFEEHIRALEREEEEERERARLRERRQQRKNREAFQTFLDELHETGQLHSMSTWMELYPAVSTDIRFANMLGQPGSTPLDLFKFYVEELKARFHDEKKIIKDILKDRGFCVEVNTAFEDFAHVISFDKRAAALDAGNIKLTFNSLLEKAEAREREREKEEARRMRRREAAFRSMLRQAVPALELGTAWEEVRERFVCDSAFEQITLESERIRLFREFLQVLEQTECQHLHTKGRKHSRKGKKHHRKRSHSPSVSWQGSESEEEELPPPSLRPSKRRRQNPSESGSEPSSSLDSVESGSAALGGRGSPSSHLLGPDHGLRKAKKPKKKTKKRRHKSNSPESETDPEEKAGKESEEKEQEQNKDRELRQTELSNRSPGFGVKKEKTGWDTSESELSEGELERRRRTLLQQLDDHQ; encoded by the exons ATGCCCCCTCCAGGGataccccctccctttcctccgaTGGGGCTCCCCCCTATGAGTCAGAGACCACCAGCCATCCCCCCCATGCCACCTGGCATCCTGCCCCCAATGCTTCCACCAATGGGGGCACCACCACCACTCACACAG ATACCAGGAATGGTACCTCCAATGATGCCAGGAATGCTGATGCCAGCAGTGCCTGTCACCGCAGCG ACGGCTCCGGGTGCGGACACCGCCAGCT ctGCTATGGGTGGGACAGGCCCTCCG AGAGCGCTGTGGAGTGAGCATGTGGCCCCTGATGGGCGCATCTACTACTACAATGCTGATGACAAACAGTCTGTGTGGGAGAAGCCCAGCGTGCTCAAGTCCAAGGCAGAG CTGCTGCTGTCCCAGTGTCCTTGGAAAGAGTACAAGTCGGACACAGGCAAACCTTACTACTACAACAACCAGAGTCAGGAGTCCCGCTGGACCCGGCCTAAAGACCTGGATGACCTGGAGG CCCTAGTCAAACAAGAGGCTGCAGG AAAACAGCAGCAGCCACAGCCTCCTCAGCCACAGCCTGACCCCCCGCCTGTACCTCCTGGTCCCACCCCAGTGCCCACAGGCCTCCTGGAACCTGAGCCAGGTGGAAGTGAAGACTGTGATGTGTTGGAAGCTGCTCAGCCTCTGGAGCAGGGGTTCCTACAGCAGCCAGAGGAGGGGCCTAGCAG TTCTACTGGACAGCATCAGCTACCacagcaggaagaggaagaagccaAGCCAGAGCCAGAGCGGTCTGGCCTCAGTTGGAGCAACCGGGAGAAGGCAAAGCAGGCATTCAAGGAGCTGCTGAGGGACAAG gCTGTCCCCTCCAATGCCTCATGGGAACAGGCCATGAAGATGGTAGTCACTGACCCTCGTTACAG TGCCTTGCCCAAACTGAGTGAGAAAAAGCAGGCATTCAATGCCTACAAGGCACAgcgggagaaggaagagaaagaggaggccCGACTAAGGGCCAAGGAAGCCAAGCAGACCCTGCAACATTTTCTTGAACAGCACGAACGCATGACCTCCACCACCCGCTACCG GCGGGCAGAACAGACCTTTGGGGAGCTGGAGGTCTGGGCTGTGGTCCCCGAGAGGGATCGAAAAGAGGTTTATGATGATGTCCTCTTCTTCCTGGCCAAGAAGGAGAAG GAACAGGCCAAGCAGCTCCGACGCCGCAACATCCAGGCCTTGAAGAGCATCCTGGATGGAATGAGTAGTGTCAATTTCCAAACCACATGGTCCCAGGCCCAGCAGTACCTCATGGATAACCCCAGCTTTGCTCAGGACCAACAGCTGCAGA ACATGGACAAAGAAGATGCACTGATCTGCTTTGAGGAGCATATCCGAGCtttggagagggaggaggaggaagagcggGAACGGGCCCGGCTTCGGGAGCGGCGCCAACAACGCAAGAACCGGGAGGCCTTCCAG ACCTTCCTGGACGAGCTGCACGAGACAGGGCAGTTGCATTCAATGTCCACCTGGATGGAGCTATACCCAGCAGTCAGCACTGATATCCGCTTTGCCAACATGCTGGGCCAGCCGG gCTCCACCCCTCTGGACTTGTTCAAGTTCTATGTGGAGGAGTTGAAGGCACGCTTCCATGATGAGAAGAAGATCATTAAGGACATACTTAAG GACCGGGGCTTCTGTGTGGAGGTGAACACAGCTTTTGAGGACTTCGCCCACGTCATAAGCTTTGACAAGAGGGCTGCTGCGCTGGACGCAGGCAACATCAAGCTGACCTTCAATAGT CTGCTGGAAAAAGCAGAGGCGCGAGAGAGGGAGCGGGAAAAGGAGGAGGCACGAAGGATGCGGCGCAGGGAAGCTGCCTTTCGAAGCATGCTGAGGCAGGCCGTGCCTGCTCTGGAGCTGGGCACTGCGTGGGAAGAG GTCCGTGAGCGCTTTGTGTGCGACTCAGCCTTTGAGCAGATCACCTTGGAGTCGGAGCGGATCCGGCTCTTCCGGGAGTTCCTGCAGGTGCTGGAG CAGACCGAATGCCAGCATCTCCACACCAAAGGTCGAAAGCACAGCAGGAAGGGCAAGAAACACCATCGGAAACGTTCCCACTCACCCTCAGTGAGTTGGCAG GGCTCTGAGTCGGAAGAGGAGGAGCTGCCACCACCATCCCTCCGGCCCTCTAAGCGAAGGAGGCAGAACCCCTCGGAGTCTGGCTCGGAACCTTCGTCTTCACTTGATTCTGTTGAAAGTGGGAGTGCTGCCCTTGGAGGACGGggctccccctcctcccacctccttgGACCAG ATCATGGCCTTCGGAAAGccaagaaaccaaaaaagaaaactaagaagagaagacacaagtcG AACAGTCCTGAGAGTGAGACAGACCCTGAGGAGAAAGCTGGCAAGGAgagtgaagaaaaagaacaagaacagaACAAGGACAGGGAGCTCCGGCAGACAGAGCTCTCTAACCGCTCGCCAGGCTTTGGAGTCAAGAAGGAGAAG ACAGGCTGGGACACGTCAGAAAGTGAGCTGAGTGAGGGGGAACTGGAGAGGCGGCGGCGGACACTCCTGCAGCAGCTGGATGACCACCAGTGA